In Rhodococcus qingshengii JCM 15477, the sequence CTGGCCTACGCGCCCGGAGTCACCAGTCCGGTCTCGTAGGCCAGCACCACAGCCTGCACACGATCACGCAGATCGAGTTTGGTGAGAATGCGTCCGACGTGCGACTTGATCGTCGATTCGGACAGGTACAGCTGCTGTGCGATCTCGATGTTCGACAGTCCCGTGGCCACGTGCCCGAGGACTTCGCGTTCGCGTTCGGTCAGGACGTCGAGAACCACCGGATCGCGCCGGGGCGCCGGACCGTCCACGATGAACCTCGACAGCAGACGACGTGTCACCTTCGGGGAGACAACCGCGTCACCGGCTGCCACGCTGCGGATAGCCGACACGAGGTCCTCGGGCGGGGTGTCTTTGAGAAGAAAACCACTCGCTCCGGCACGCAGGGCGCCGAGCGCGTGTTCGTCCAGGTCGAACGTCGTCATCACCAGGACCCTGGATTCGATCCCGGACGCAAGAATCTGCTCCGTCGCTTTCACCCCGTCGACAATCGGCATCCGCACATCCATCAACACGACGTCAGGCTTCAGCGCCACCGCCGCTGCGACCGCCGCGGCTCCGTCACCGGCCTCACCGATAACCGAGATGTCTTCATGTGCTTCGAGCACCATGTTCAGGCCCATCCGCATGAGTTCCTGGTCGTCGACTAGCAGCACGGTGATGGGCACGGCGTAAACCTATCGGGCCTGAGACGTCGGTGCCAATGCGATTGCGGCGAGCCGGTATCAATCGTGGATCTCGAGCGGCAGCTCTGCGTACACACGCCAACTGCCGTCGGGGCGTCGTCCGGTCTCGAGTGTCCCGTGCAGTACCGCCACCCGCTCACGCATGCCGACCAGTCCATTCCCCGAACCGTGGGAGAAGGTCGAACTCGACGTTCCGTTGTCGACGACCTCGAGTAGTACCGCGGTGTCGGTGCGGCGCACGGTGACTCGGGCCTTCGGGTTTGCGCCGGCGTGGCGGAGGACATTGGTCAGTGATTCCTGAACGAGGCGATGAATTCCCAGGCTGACTGAAGGACTGACGTCGTCGAGCTCGCCGGTCAGCTCGAGGCGCACGCCGAGACCAGCGGCCCGCATCATCTCGACGACCTTGGCGATGCCGGCAGTTCCGTGTTGCGGCATCGCATCACTACTGACCTCGGTGCGCAGCAGCGAGACGGTCCGGCGAAGCTCGGCAAGGGCGTCGCGTCCGGTGCTGGAGATGTTGCCGAGCGCCTTCTTGGCCAACGCGGGATTGGAATCGACCGCATACGACGCGCCGTCCGCCTGGACGATCATCACGCTGACCGCGTGGGCGACGACATCGTGGAGTTCGCGGGCGATTCGGGTTCTTTCCGTGGCCACCGCATCCTCGGCCCGCCGATCCCGTTCGTATTCGGCCACTTCGAGTCTGGCGGCCACTTCCTCGTCGTAGGCGCGGCGGGCGCTCAAGAACTCGGCGGTGATCCAGGCCAGTGCATAGAGCAGGGTCGCAATGATGATCGTGAGGATCACGTCTTCGCGGATGACGAGCAACGAGAGTGTCATGTCCAGGGCAAGGAAGCACGCGAAAATCGCCCCGGTGCGTCGATCGACGTAGGCGACGAGTGTGTAGAGCGAGACCCCGAGCGCCAACAGGCCTGGATGTTCCGCAGCCGGATCCCCTGTCGCCCACATCATCAAGGTTGCGAAGTACGACAACGACAAAATGGACGCAGCGGACACACGCGGATATTTGCGACGCCACACGACGGGAAGGCAGATCAGAAATCCGACGACGAGCTGAGGCCACCGCTCCTCACGCGGCGAACTGACGAATGTGACTACCTCGAGCGCGAAGAACACGAGCGCCAGCGCGCTGTCCGCGATCATCGGCTTTCCTCGCAGCCACAGGCTGAACCTCCGCATGTGCTCAAGAGTGTCACAGCTGTGAAAGAGTCACCGCCGTGGATATTGCTGATTGGGGACTGCTGATGACGGCAGCGACGGCGGCGGGTTGGGTCGACGCCGTGGTCGGCGGCGGTGGATTGATTCTGTTGCCGGCGCTCTTTCTGGTCGCCCCGCAATTGACCCCACAGGCGGCACTGGCCACCAATAAATTGACGGCATTCACCGGGACGAGTGCTGCGGTGTACACGTTCTCCCGTCGAATCCCGATGGAGTGGCGGCAGATGGCGCCGGCAGCCGCGTTGGCTGCGGTGACGGCCGCGTGCGGGGCGGCGGCCGTTTCGCTGATCGACAAGAAGTACTTCATTCCGATCGTGATGGTCGTCCTCGTCGCCGTCGCCGTCTTCGTGACCATGCGTCCGAAGCTGGGCACCACGATCGCGACCCATCGTCCGACGCAGCGCAAGACCGTCCTCGTCCTGCTGCTCTCCGCCGGACTCATCGGCCTCTACGACGGTCTGCTCGGACCCGGCACCGGCACCTTCCTCATCATCAGCTTCGCGACCTTCCTCGGAACCGAATTCGTTCGGAGCGCAGCGATGGCGAAGGTGATCAATCTCGGTTCCAATTTCGGCGCGCTCGCCTACTTCGCCGTCACCGGGCATGTCTGGTGGAGTTTGGGTTTGGCGATGGCGGTGTGCAACGTTCTCGGCGCGGTCATCGGTTCGCGGATGGCGCTGAGCAAGGGATCCGGATTCGTGCGGATCACGCTGTTGGTGGTCGTGATCGCCATGGTGATTCGCCTCGGATGGCAGCAGTTCGGCTGAGATCGGCGGTCGTCGGCTAGCGTCGTGTGCGTGACCGTCACCCGAGATGTCGATGCAGATTTCCTCGCCCTCCCGCTGCGAGCTGTCGCTGATGCGGCGCTGTCGGCAGCGAGAACGGCCGGCGCCCAGCACGCCGATGTTCGTGTCCACCGCGTGCTCACACAGTCGATCAGGTTGCGCGACGGCGTAGTTCAGGCGGTGTCCGACGGAGACGAGATCGGGGTCGCCGTCCGCGTGATCGTCGACGGCACGTGGGGATTCGCCTCGCACGCCGACGTATCCCCTGACGTCGCGGCTACGCTGGCACGCCAAGCGGTCGAGGTTGCGAAGGCATTGCGCTCGCTCAATCGGGATCCGGTCACCCTTGCCGACGAGCCCGTCTACGCCGACGCGACGTGGGTGTCGCCGTACCTCGAAGATC encodes:
- a CDS encoding response regulator, with the protein product MPITVLLVDDQELMRMGLNMVLEAHEDISVIGEAGDGAAAVAAAVALKPDVVLMDVRMPIVDGVKATEQILASGIESRVLVMTTFDLDEHALGALRAGASGFLLKDTPPEDLVSAIRSVAAGDAVVSPKVTRRLLSRFIVDGPAPRRDPVVLDVLTEREREVLGHVATGLSNIEIAQQLYLSESTIKSHVGRILTKLDLRDRVQAVVLAYETGLVTPGA
- a CDS encoding TSUP family transporter translates to MDIADWGLLMTAATAAGWVDAVVGGGGLILLPALFLVAPQLTPQAALATNKLTAFTGTSAAVYTFSRRIPMEWRQMAPAAALAAVTAACGAAAVSLIDKKYFIPIVMVVLVAVAVFVTMRPKLGTTIATHRPTQRKTVLVLLLSAGLIGLYDGLLGPGTGTFLIISFATFLGTEFVRSAAMAKVINLGSNFGALAYFAVTGHVWWSLGLAMAVCNVLGAVIGSRMALSKGSGFVRITLLVVVIAMVIRLGWQQFG
- a CDS encoding sensor histidine kinase translates to MRRFSLWLRGKPMIADSALALVFFALEVVTFVSSPREERWPQLVVGFLICLPVVWRRKYPRVSAASILSLSYFATLMMWATGDPAAEHPGLLALGVSLYTLVAYVDRRTGAIFACFLALDMTLSLLVIREDVILTIIIATLLYALAWITAEFLSARRAYDEEVAARLEVAEYERDRRAEDAVATERTRIARELHDVVAHAVSVMIVQADGASYAVDSNPALAKKALGNISSTGRDALAELRRTVSLLRTEVSSDAMPQHGTAGIAKVVEMMRAAGLGVRLELTGELDDVSPSVSLGIHRLVQESLTNVLRHAGANPKARVTVRRTDTAVLLEVVDNGTSSSTFSHGSGNGLVGMRERVAVLHGTLETGRRPDGSWRVYAELPLEIHD